The Mauremys reevesii isolate NIE-2019 linkage group 1, ASM1616193v1, whole genome shotgun sequence genome has a segment encoding these proteins:
- the FILIP1L gene encoding filamin A-interacting protein 1-like isoform X2 codes for MHKRLKKLIDQETAYQAKKEKENNKKITKLKEELTKLKSFALMVVDEQQRLTEQLNQQSQKIQELIITAEQVHEKLTIAEAKAEEEKQKAIRLEAELQAQTNKISQEQETMMAKLTNEDSQNRQLRIKLTALTRQIDELEETNKSLRKAEEELQDIREKINKGECGNSTLMSEVEELRKRVLEMEGKDEELIKIEDQCRELNKKLEKEAAQNKNFKAEVDKLNKRIMELEKLEDAFNKSKQECYALKCNLEKEKMLTKQLSLELEGLKARIGELEATEIKLEKTEFTLKEDLTKLKTLTVMLVDERKTMSGKIKQTEEKLQSATSQLQVEQKKVMSVTEKLIEESKKALKSKSDAEEKMSSVTKERDELKNKLKAEEEKGNDLFSKVNILRKRLQSLEATEKEFLKNKLKETTKSSTSLQQENNKIKELAQEVERLKNKLKEMKAIEDDLMKTEDEFESLERRYINERDKATFLSEELEGVKMELAKYKLVEKAESNQEQWLFKKLKEEEAKSGHLSREVDALKEKIHEYMATEDLICHLRGDHMVLQKKFTQQEKKNRELAREIDSLTKELERYRRFSKSLRPSLNGRRISDLQVLSKEVQTDPADNEPPDYKSLVPLERAVINGQLYEESDNEDENNDEEQTVSFKCNSSIANAVNKKLWIPWMKSKESHSQNGKIHDKQNGNCAQPRDLVLSHTPGQPLHIKVTPDHGQNTATLEITSPTTDSPHSYTSTAVIPNCGTPKQRITIIQNTSLTPLKSKIADGYMSPEQAMPPITLATFARSQTPESCGSITPERTMSPLALTGSSSSPEQMLSPEPLEIGAKHTLFRVSPDRQSSWHFQRSNSTGSSVITTEDNKIHIHLGSPYVQALANSAKPCTPVQDNRTPALTNGTPSKPTSKITSSITITPTATPLPRQSQITVSNVYN; via the exons ATGCATAAAAG ATTGAAAAAGCTGATTGACCAAGAAACAGCGTATCAggcaaaaaaagagaaggaaaacaaCAAGAAAATAACCAAATTGAAAGAAGAACTGACAAAACTGAAATCATTTGCTTTAATGGTGGTGGATGAACAGCAAAGACTTACAGAACAGTTGAACCAACAAAGTCAAAAAATCCAAGAGCTCATCATTACTGCAGAGCAAGTACACGAGAAACTCACCATTGCGGAAGCAAAAGCAGAAGAAGAGAAGCAGAAAGCCATCAGGCTGGAAGCAGAATTGCAAGCGCAAACCAATAAGATTTCCcaagaacaagaaacaatgaTGGCCAAACTAACCAATGAGGACAGCCAGAATCGCCAGCTCAGGATAAAATTAACAGCACTCACGCGACAAATTGATGAATTAGAGGAGACTAATAAATCTTTACGAAAAGCAGAGGAAGAACTGCAAGACataagggaaaaaataaataaaggagaATGTGGAAATTCCACCCTTATGTCTGAAGTAGAAGAATTACGGAAACGTGTCCTGGAAATGGAAGGTAAAGATGAAGAGCTCATAAAAATAGAAGATCAGTGTAGAGAGCTtaataaaaaattagaaaaagaagCAGCACAAAACAAGAACTTTAAAGCAGAAGTTGACAAACTCAACAAAAGAATTATGGAGCTGGAGAAATTAGAAGATGCTTTCAATAAGAGCAAACAAGAATGTTATGCTCTGAAATGCAATCtcgaaaaagaaaaaatgttaacaAAGCAATTGTCTCTGGAGttggaaggcttaaaagctagaATTGGAGAGCTTGAAGCCACTGAAATCAAGTTAGAAAAAACAGAATTCACACTCAAGGAAGATTTAACTAAACTGAAAACATTAACGGTCATGCTTGTGGATGAAAGAAAGACAATGAGTggaaaaataaagcaaacagaagAAAAGTTACAATCTGCAACTTCCCAGCTTCAGGTGGAGCAAAAGAAAGTGATGTCAGTTACAGAAAAACTAATTGAGGAAAGTAAAAAGGCACTGAAATCAAAATCTGATGCAGAGGAAAAAATGTCCAGTGTAACAAAGGAACGAGATGAACTGAAAAACAAACTTAaagcagaggaagagaaaggaaatgATCTCTTTTCCAAGGTAAATATTCTAAGGAAAAGGCTTCAGTCACTAGAAGCCACTGAAAAAgagtttcttaaaaataaactcAAAGAGACAACTAAATCAAGCACATCCTTACAGCAGGAGAACAACAAGATTAAAGAACTTGCTCAAGAAGTTGAGAGGCTGAAAAATAAGCTGAAAGAAATGAAGGCCATAGAGGATGATCTCATGAAAACTGAAGATGAGTTTGAGTCTCTAGAGCGAAGATACATCAATGAACGAGACAAAGCTACATTTCTATCAGAAGAACTGGAGGGTGTGAAAATGGAACTGGCTAAGTATAAATTAGTAGAGAAGGCCGAGTCCAACCAAGAACAGTGGCTTTTCAAAAAActtaaagaagaagaagcaaagtCAGGGCACCTGTCTAGAGAGGTAGATGCATTGAAAGAGAAAATTCACGAGTACATGGCAACAGAAGACCTAATATGTCATCTACGGGGTGATCATATGGTCCTTCAGAAGAAATTCACCcagcaagaaaagaaaaacagagagTTAGCAAGAGAAATTGATAGCCTTACCAAAGAATTAGAGAGATACAGACGTTTCAGTAAGAGCCTTAGACCGAGTCTTAATGGAAGGAGAATTTCTGACTTGCAGGTTCTCTCTAAAGAAGTCCAGACAGATCCAGCAGACAATGAACCACCTGATTACAAGAGCCTTGTTCCTTTAGAACGAGCAGTCATAAATGGGCAATTGTACGAAGAGAGTGATAATGAAGACGAAAACAATGATGAGGAGCAAACAGTGTCTTTCAAATGCAATTCATCCATTGCAAATGCAGTAAACAAAAAGTTATGGATCCCATGGATGAAGTCCAAAGAAAGCCATTCTCAAAATGGAAAAATTCATGACAAACAGAATGGAAATTGTGCACAGCCACGAGACTTAGTTCTAAGTCATACACCTGGTCAACCTCTTCATATAAAGGTTACACCAGACCATGGACAAAACACAGCTACCCTTGAAATAACAAGCCCTACTACAGACAGTCCTCACTCTTACACTAGTACAGCAGTTATACCCAACTGTGGCACACCAAAGCAAAGAATAACCATTATTCAAAATACTTCTTTAACGCCTTTAAAATCAAAAATAGCTGACGGTTACATGAGTCCAGAGCAAGCCATGCCACCTATCACATTGGCTACTTTTGCAAGATCTCAAACTCCTGAATCATGTGGCTCAATAACTCCAGAAAGGACAATGTCTCCGTTGGCTCTGACAGGTTCTTCAAGTTCTCCAGAACAAATGCTTTCTCCAGAGCCTTTGGAAATAGGTGCCAAGCATACTCTTTTTAGAGTATCCCCAGACAGGCAATCATCATGGCACTTTCAAAGATCTAACAGCACTGGTTCAAGTGTAATAACTACTGAGGATAATAAAATCCATATTCATTTAGGAAGTCCTTATGTTCAGGCTCTTGCTAATTCAGCAAAACCTTGTACTCCAGTTCAGGATAACAGAACTCCAGCACTAACTAATGGAACACCCAGTAAGCCTACTAGTAAAATCACAAGCAGTATCACAATCACACCAACAGCCACTCCTCTCCCACGGCAATCACAAATTACAGTAAGTAATGTCTATAACTGA